Proteins encoded within one genomic window of Rossellomorea vietnamensis:
- a CDS encoding SDR family oxidoreductase: protein MNVAVVGANGQIGKQVVGFLKEDGHTPRAIVRKEEQVQSFEQEGVEAALVDLEGTVEQISNGLKGADAVVFSAGSGGSTGSDKTLLIDLDGAVKTMEAAKEAGIERFIIVSALQAHHRENWNYSLKPYYVAKHFADRALEDSGLTYTIIRPGGLLNEEGTGKVSAAENLERGSIPREDVARTIVASLTEASTFNKGFDLISGSTGIEEAVKNV, encoded by the coding sequence ATGAACGTAGCAGTTGTTGGAGCAAATGGACAGATCGGGAAGCAAGTGGTCGGATTCTTGAAGGAAGACGGACATACTCCGAGAGCCATTGTGAGGAAAGAAGAACAGGTACAGTCGTTTGAACAAGAAGGCGTGGAGGCTGCACTGGTTGATTTAGAAGGCACGGTTGAGCAAATCTCAAATGGATTGAAGGGAGCCGATGCCGTCGTATTCTCTGCAGGATCAGGTGGCAGCACGGGTTCAGACAAGACCCTCCTCATCGATCTTGACGGAGCGGTGAAAACGATGGAGGCTGCAAAAGAGGCTGGAATCGAACGCTTCATCATCGTGAGTGCGCTGCAGGCTCATCACCGTGAGAACTGGAACTACTCCCTGAAGCCTTATTATGTGGCGAAGCACTTCGCGGACCGTGCACTTGAGGACAGTGGACTTACCTATACGATCATCCGTCCGGGTGGATTGCTGAACGAAGAAGGCACCGGCAAAGTATCGGCGGCTGAGAATCTTGAAAGAGGTTCCATTCCGCGTGAAGATGTGGCAAGAACCATTGTGGCATCGTTGACGGAAGCGAGCACGTTTAATAAAGGATTCGATCTTATTTCTGGTAGCACTGGAATAGAAGAAGCCGTTAAAAACGTATAA
- a CDS encoding HAD-IA family hydrolase, protein MYKHIMWDFDGTLFDTYPVMAGAFKDTLDSKGIEEPLEDIMKQMKVSMTHTFKHYGEKYGIGDEFIAAYNTRRKEIEFDFSKPFEGIAEICKYIHESGRRNYLYTHRGQSSITMLESYGLTGYFSDFITSEHGFERKPSPNAIQHLIRTHDIEPSEAIMIGDRDLDLESGKNAGISSCYFADEMVENPHADYVVTSVEELYKII, encoded by the coding sequence ATGTACAAGCATATCATGTGGGACTTTGACGGCACTCTTTTTGATACATATCCCGTGATGGCGGGAGCCTTTAAAGACACGTTGGACAGCAAGGGGATCGAGGAACCGTTAGAGGACATCATGAAACAAATGAAGGTATCGATGACTCACACTTTTAAACACTATGGTGAAAAATATGGGATTGGGGACGAGTTTATCGCAGCTTACAATACCCGCAGAAAAGAAATCGAGTTCGATTTTTCCAAGCCCTTTGAAGGAATCGCTGAAATATGTAAGTATATTCATGAATCGGGGCGCAGGAATTACCTGTACACCCACAGAGGTCAGTCTTCCATTACGATGCTGGAGAGCTACGGGCTGACGGGTTACTTCTCTGATTTCATCACCTCCGAACACGGATTTGAAAGAAAGCCGAGTCCTAATGCCATTCAGCATCTGATCCGCACACATGATATCGAGCCATCAGAAGCGATCATGATCGGCGACCGGGATCTGGATCTCGAATCGGGGAAAAATGCCGGAATCAGTTCCTGCTACTTTGCAGATGAGATGGTAGAAAATCCTCACGCTGATTACGTCGTGACGAGTGTGGAAGAATTGTATAAGATTATTTAA
- a CDS encoding CPBP family intramembrane glutamic endopeptidase, translating to MTHSSHTFFLISSAALFFSGIILLSYRAYGWGLLLMLGLLILYLSANNNRTIASLFLLFLIGFLTFQCATDWINGWDISKETNILLNRSFLIFILVTLAVSQWIAKKKVLLYMRFPDWSKRISMPSHTISMPLFLLIGLAGSSTIFIPLIWSEGMSEMKSLFLFAIGFTILNAILEELIWRGVMLSSLIRNTSVIYAVTVTSIGFGLLHLSIGIPLLLSLLFSFGGLFYSIVVLKTDSIYPSIAFHMVMNVGMVLNGWIN from the coding sequence ATGACCCACTCATCGCATACCTTTTTCCTGATAAGCTCTGCCGCCCTGTTTTTCTCAGGGATCATCCTTCTTTCGTATCGAGCATACGGATGGGGACTGCTATTGATGCTTGGGCTTCTCATCCTCTATTTATCTGCCAATAACAACCGGACAATCGCTTCCTTATTCCTATTATTCCTAATCGGATTCCTGACCTTCCAATGTGCAACAGACTGGATCAATGGATGGGATATCTCAAAAGAAACCAACATCCTTCTCAACAGAAGTTTTCTCATATTCATCCTGGTGACCTTAGCCGTCTCACAATGGATAGCAAAGAAAAAGGTCCTTCTCTACATGAGATTTCCGGATTGGAGTAAGCGCATCTCCATGCCTTCACACACTATTTCAATGCCGCTTTTTTTGTTGATTGGACTCGCCGGATCAAGCACCATCTTCATTCCCCTCATCTGGTCGGAGGGGATGAGTGAGATGAAATCATTATTCCTATTCGCAATAGGATTCACCATCCTGAACGCTATACTGGAAGAACTCATCTGGAGAGGCGTCATGCTGTCGTCATTGATCCGGAATACCTCTGTCATTTACGCCGTCACCGTGACAAGCATTGGATTCGGACTCCTGCATCTCTCCATCGGGATCCCGCTCCTCCTCAGTCTTCTATTCTCTTTCGGCGGACTTTTTTACAGCATCGTAGTCTTGAAGACAGATAGCATCTATCCTTCAATCGCCTTTCATATGGTGATGAACGTGGGGATGGTGTTGAATGGGTGGATAAACTAG